From the Syntrophorhabdales bacterium genome, one window contains:
- a CDS encoding NUDIX hydrolase, translated as MIKPWHILNSKTGADYRVFKVRVDQAVSPRTGRSGEFYTLQSKNWVNVIALTADACVVMIRQYRHGTRDVMLEIPGGLVDEADAKDAAQRELLEETGYAGPRVSLLGTTNPNPAIFDNTCYTYLVEEARKVQEPLLETYEDIEVELVPLASVPHLLSDGTINHALVTVAFHFFFQKRGYPATSCFGK; from the coding sequence CTACAGGGTCTTCAAAGTCCGGGTAGATCAAGCCGTCTCACCGAGAACAGGACGCTCCGGCGAGTTCTACACGCTCCAGTCGAAGAACTGGGTGAACGTCATTGCTCTCACTGCAGACGCATGCGTTGTCATGATCAGGCAGTACAGGCATGGCACCAGGGATGTGATGCTTGAGATACCCGGCGGGCTTGTGGATGAAGCCGATGCAAAAGATGCCGCCCAAAGAGAACTCCTTGAGGAAACAGGTTATGCGGGGCCGCGCGTAAGTCTCCTCGGCACGACCAACCCGAACCCGGCGATATTCGACAACACCTGTTACACCTACCTGGTGGAGGAAGCAAGGAAGGTACAGGAACCCTTGCTTGAAACCTATGAAGATATAGAAGTTGAACTGGTTCCCCTCGCATCTGTCCCGCACCTGCTCAGCGACGGCACGATCAACCACGCCCTGGTCACTGTGGCGTTTCACTTTTTTTTCCAGAAACGGGGTTATCCGGCAACCTCATGCTTCGGGAAGTAG